Proteins from a genomic interval of Zingiber officinale cultivar Zhangliang chromosome 1B, Zo_v1.1, whole genome shotgun sequence:
- the LOC121988737 gene encoding EIN3-binding F-box protein 1-like — translation MAALVKRGGSDDLCPGGPFFSNLMDSSLLRSLAHTVDVYCPPRKRSRVAVPHILRAEEITAEEKQQPCSIDILPDECLFEILRRLPGDKERSNSACVSKRWLMLLSSICSSERAGQLKPNLQCVSKSLPDLNEHPSLSQQEIHNNGFLTRRLAAEEATDIRLAAIALGTCSRGGLGKLFIQGNDSTKLSNVGLSAIAHACPSLRMLSMWKVPLVTDAGLEEIADECPLLEKLDLCQCPQISDKGLIAVALKSPNLISLTIESSSSISNKALQVVGRRCLKLKYVTIKDCPQVGDQGIASLVSSPSSSLERIKLQSLNVTDLALAVIGQYGKNLTDISLTSLQNVGEKGFWVMGNTCGLQKLRSISIINCSGLTDIGLQAVAKGSPFMKQLFVRKSCYLTDAGLRAFAEKAWTLENLHLEDCNRITFVGVLSALFTCPKLKSLSLITCLGIKDLAFAPPQLPSCISLESLTIQDCPGVTSVSLQVVGKIFPQLRKINLGGQAGVTDVSLAPLIDNSKVGLVEVNLRGCVSISDALISMLVNAHGSTLKMLNLDGCTKITDRSLTFIAHCCSVLDDLDLSHCSIGNYGVAVLASAKQLNLRILSLARCSITEKIMPLLANMGQSMVGLNLQQCRLISTDAVGLLEEELWWSDIIS, via the exons ATGGCGGCTCTCGTCAAACGCGGAG GCAGTGATGATCTCTGTCCTGGTGGCCCTTTTTTCTCGAATCTCATGGATTCGAGTCTTCTCAGGTCTCTTGCTCATACAGTTGATGTTTACTGCCCCCCTCGCAAGAGGTCACGAGTCGCTGTCCCGCACATCCTCAGAGCTGAAGAGATAACTGCAGAGGAGAAACAGCAGCCCTGCTCAATTGACATTCTTCCTGATGAGTGCCTCTTTGAAATCCTCAGACGATTGCCAGGAGATAAAGAAAGAAGTAACTCTGCTTGTGTTTCTAAACGTTGGCTCATGCTACTGAGCAGCATCTGTTCTTCTGAACGTGCTGGTCAGTTGAAGCCTAACCTACAATGTGTGAGCAAGTCCTTGCCAGACCTGAATGAGCATCCGTCTTTAAGCCAGCAGGAAATTCATAACAATGGCTTTCTTACCAGGCGCTTAGCAGCTGAGGAAGCTACTGATATTAGACTCGCTGCTATTGCACTAGGAACTTGTAGCCGTGGTGGACTAGGCAAACTTTTCATCCAAGGAAATGACTCGACTAAGCTATCTAATGTCGGGCTCTCTGCAATTGCCCACGCTTGTCCTTCACTTCGGATGTTATCCATGTGGAAGGTGCCCTTGGTCACTGATGCTGGTCTGGAAGAGATTGCTGATGAATGCCCATTGTTGGAAAAACTAGACCTTTGCCAGTGTCCACAGATCTCTGACAAGGGCTTGATAGCTGTTGCTCTAAAGTCCCCTAACTTGATATCTCTCACTATTGAATCATCTTCAAGCATAAGTAATAAAGCTCTTCAGGTTGTTGGTCGGCGGTGTTTGAAATTGAAGTATGTTACTATCAAGGACTGCCCGCAAGTTGGTGACCAAGGAATTGCCAGCTTGGtatcttctccttcctcttccttgGAGAGGATAAAACTTCAGTCTTTGAATGTCACTGACTTAGCTCTTGCAGTTATTGGCCAATACGGAAAGAACCTAACAGATATATCTTTGACTTCTCTCCAGAACGTTGGTGAGAAGGGATTTTGGGTTATGGGCAATACTTGTGGGCTGCAGAAACTGAGGTCCATCAGTATCATCAATTGCAGTGGGCTTACTGATATAGGCTTGCAAGCTGTTGCAAAAGGTTCCCCTTTCATGAAGCAGCTTTTTGTTCGCAAATCTTGCTACTTGACTGATGCTGGTTTGAGAGCTTTTGCCGAAAAAGCTTGGACACTTGAAAATTTGCATCTTGAGGACTGTAACCGGATAACATTTGTAGGTGTTCTCAGTGCCCTCTTCACATGTCCGAAGTTGAAGTCACTTTCCCTGATTACATGTCTGGGCATCAAAGATTTAGCTTTTGCCCCTCCTCAACTGCCATCATGCATATCACTTGAGTCCTTAACCATTCAGGATTGTCCAGGTGTCACAAGTGTTAGCTTACAAGTGGTGGGGAAGATCTTCCCCCAGTTACGGAAAATAAACTTGGGAGGTCAAGCTGGAGTTACTGATGTGTCGCTTGCTCCACTGATTGATAATTCTAAAGTGGGTTTAGTGGAGGTAAATCTAAGAGGTTGTGTTAGTATTTCTGATGCATTGATCTCCATGTTGGTGAATGCACACGGAAGTACTCTGAAGATGCTTAATCTTGATGGCTGTACAAAGATCACTGATAGGAGCCTCACGTTCATTGCCCACTGCTGCTCTGTGCTTGACGATCTGGATTTATCACATTGCTCAATAGGTAACTATGGCGTGGCAGTCCTTGCATCTGCAAAACAGCTTAACTTGCGTATTCTCTCTCTTGCAAGATGCTCAATCACTGAAAAAATTATGCCATTGTTGGCAAATATGGGGCAGTCAATGGTGGGCCTAAATCTTCAGCAGTGCCGTTTGATCAGCACTGATGCAGTTGGGTTGCTCGAGGAAGAGCTATGGTGGTCCGACATCATTTCCTAG